A genome region from Pirellulales bacterium includes the following:
- a CDS encoding Gfo/Idh/MocA family oxidoreductase, whose amino-acid sequence MKLRVGLIGLGEAWETRHRPALRSLADRFEVRAICDQVARRAEQAAQEFSATPVDGFRALAAREDIDALLMLSEPWYGSLPILAACDAGKAFYCAVTPNLDPDEALTLKTRVQESGIAFMAEFPRRHAAATLRLKELIATRLGQPRLLFCHRRVPIKEGPPPRVWSKTKAAEIRDLVELVDWCRYVVGRDPTSVFGLAHNASPDSNAEDYNMMSLDFSGPRAPGADVAAQISCGTYMPVQWEEAVSFRPPPALQVACQNGIAFIDLPSTLIWFDRAGRHQESLDSERPVGEQLLSQFYRSVTSLVRNPSGLEDAYRALSIVLAARTSHREGRRVPISF is encoded by the coding sequence ATGAAGCTTCGGGTCGGCCTGATCGGATTGGGTGAGGCATGGGAGACCCGGCATCGGCCCGCGCTGCGCTCATTGGCCGACCGATTCGAAGTTCGGGCGATTTGCGACCAAGTGGCGCGCCGCGCCGAGCAAGCGGCACAGGAATTTAGTGCTACGCCGGTCGACGGCTTTCGCGCGCTTGCGGCTCGCGAAGACATCGATGCCCTGCTGATGCTTTCGGAACCCTGGTATGGTTCGCTGCCGATTCTGGCGGCCTGCGATGCAGGTAAAGCGTTCTATTGTGCTGTCACGCCGAATCTCGATCCGGACGAAGCGCTCACGCTGAAAACGCGCGTGCAAGAGTCGGGCATCGCATTCATGGCTGAATTCCCACGCCGCCACGCGGCCGCCACGCTACGGCTCAAAGAACTAATTGCGACCCGGTTGGGCCAGCCGCGGTTGCTATTCTGCCACCGCCGCGTGCCGATCAAGGAGGGCCCACCGCCGCGAGTCTGGTCGAAAACCAAGGCGGCGGAAATCCGCGATTTGGTTGAATTAGTGGATTGGTGCCGATACGTCGTCGGTCGCGATCCCACATCCGTATTCGGCTTGGCCCACAATGCTTCGCCGGATAGCAACGCCGAAGACTACAACATGATGAGCCTCGATTTCTCCGGTCCGAGGGCGCCGGGAGCCGACGTGGCCGCCCAAATCAGTTGCGGCACCTACATGCCCGTGCAATGGGAGGAAGCCGTGTCGTTTCGGCCGCCGCCGGCGCTGCAAGTGGCCTGCCAAAACGGCATCGCCTTCATCGATCTGCCGTCGACGCTGATCTGGTTCGACCGGGCGGGCCGGCACCAGGAATCGCTCGACAGCGAACGGCCAGTCGGGGAGCAGCTTTTGTCGCAATTCTACCGCTCTGTAACCAGCCTGGTGCGCAATCCATCGGGCCTCGAAGACGCCTATCGGGCCCTCTCGATCGTGCTCGCCGCCCGCACCAGCCACCGCGAAGGGCGAAGGGTGCCGATTAGTTTTTAG
- a CDS encoding PVC-type heme-binding CxxCH protein, translating into MRHSLALSSLFVGFFLVVQGWNHAPAAEPESPATGDFSSPPPAEAPSIAKASDEGERQIASFKIAEGLKVKLWAAEPMVANPVCISVDEHGRIYVGETYRIHHGVDDDRGHMDWLDDDMASKTVEDRLALMKKHLGKRIADYTKHEDRIRLLEDRSGSGKADHVSVFADGFNGVLQGIGAGILARHGDVYYTCIPDLWLLRDTKGTGHADVRKSLSYGYGIRVSFLGHDLHGLKFGPDGKLYYSLGDRAFHVKSGDRTLAISETGAVFRCNPDGSDVEVFCSGVRNPEKLAFDEYGNLFSCDNNSDSGDRSRWEYLVEGSDIGWRMPYQYLNDRGPFNREKIWYPQFAGQAAYIVPPVGWLADGPSGLVYYPGTGWSDKWQGHFFLCDFRGGPGASGVRSVALKPKGASFEMVDSQEFLWHILCTDVDWAPDGSLCVTDWVNGWDGCGKGRIYKVYDPAHQNDPAVLEVKRLIAEGMTARPVAELVNLLSHADMRIRQEAQFELAARALDGKAGEIVPRLVAIADAIQDNPAQGVGTKQHLLARIHAIWALGQIGRQHAKESLAPIVSLTTDRDPEIRAQIAKVLGDDRYADAFDPLLPLLKDSSLRVRHLAAIAIGKLGRPQAIGPVIELLRDNDDKDPVVRHSAVMALVGSSNGNISPLLTAADDSSAAVRMGVLLALRRMENPAIARFLHDADPRLVLEAARAIHDLPLESELPELAKLIGQASLTSDATRDAISKDFDGRDALLRRVLNANFRLGTAENAAAVARFAARSDAPEAMRIEALEMLADWAKPSGHDRVLNGWRPIKPRDPQIAIAALRPALGGIFSGSNHLRQIAAKVAGRLGIKEVVPVLVAMATDTSRPAAVRVQAMSAIEQLRDARVNAVVAAGLKDSEPAVRNEARRILAILHPAEAIGPLEAALADGTTAEQQAALATLATIKSPQGDTILAASFDKMLAGRTPHELQLDILEAAAHRDSPALREKLARFETLRPKKESIDPYRESLYGGDAERGRTIFFDRTEVGCVRCHTVAGTGGKVGPDLSKIGGEKPREYLLESVVDPNKVIAKGFETVVLALDDGRQVAGILKSEDSKQLTLMTPDGKLVTVEKSKIDQRTSGKSAMPQDIAKPLSKSDLRDIVEFMSSLKK; encoded by the coding sequence ATGCGGCATTCGCTCGCGCTGTCGTCGCTCTTTGTCGGATTTTTCCTCGTCGTGCAAGGATGGAATCATGCGCCGGCCGCGGAGCCGGAATCGCCCGCGACCGGCGACTTTTCTTCCCCGCCGCCCGCCGAAGCGCCCTCGATCGCCAAGGCGTCCGATGAGGGGGAACGGCAGATCGCGAGCTTCAAGATTGCCGAAGGCTTAAAGGTCAAGCTCTGGGCGGCCGAACCGATGGTCGCCAACCCGGTTTGCATTTCGGTCGATGAGCATGGCCGAATCTATGTCGGCGAAACGTATCGCATCCATCACGGCGTCGATGACGACCGCGGCCACATGGATTGGCTCGACGACGACATGGCCTCGAAAACGGTCGAAGATCGCTTGGCCCTGATGAAAAAGCATCTCGGAAAACGGATCGCGGATTACACGAAGCACGAAGATCGCATCCGCCTGTTGGAAGATCGCTCCGGCAGCGGCAAGGCCGACCATGTGAGCGTGTTTGCCGATGGGTTTAACGGCGTTCTGCAAGGGATCGGCGCCGGGATACTCGCTCGGCACGGTGATGTCTACTACACCTGCATTCCCGATCTGTGGCTGCTGCGCGACACGAAAGGAACCGGGCACGCCGACGTTCGCAAATCGCTGAGCTACGGCTACGGCATTCGCGTGTCGTTCCTGGGCCATGATTTGCACGGGCTGAAGTTCGGCCCCGACGGCAAGCTCTACTACTCGCTCGGCGATCGGGCGTTTCACGTCAAATCGGGCGACCGCACCCTCGCCATCTCCGAAACCGGCGCGGTGTTTCGCTGCAACCCCGATGGCTCGGATGTCGAAGTGTTTTGCAGCGGCGTGCGCAATCCGGAAAAGCTGGCATTCGACGAATACGGCAATTTGTTCTCGTGCGACAACAACTCCGATTCGGGCGATCGTTCTCGCTGGGAGTATCTCGTCGAAGGAAGCGACATCGGTTGGCGAATGCCCTATCAATATCTGAACGACCGCGGGCCGTTCAATCGCGAAAAGATTTGGTATCCGCAGTTCGCCGGGCAGGCGGCCTACATCGTGCCGCCCGTGGGCTGGTTGGCCGATGGCCCTTCGGGCCTGGTCTACTATCCTGGCACCGGCTGGTCGGACAAATGGCAGGGGCACTTTTTCCTGTGCGATTTCCGCGGCGGCCCCGGCGCCAGCGGCGTGCGCTCAGTGGCGCTGAAGCCGAAGGGGGCGTCGTTCGAAATGGTCGATAGCCAGGAATTCTTGTGGCACATCCTCTGCACCGACGTCGATTGGGCCCCAGACGGCTCGCTCTGCGTCACCGATTGGGTCAACGGTTGGGACGGCTGCGGCAAGGGGCGGATCTATAAAGTTTACGACCCGGCGCACCAAAACGACCCCGCCGTGCTCGAAGTGAAACGGCTCATTGCCGAGGGGATGACCGCCCGGCCGGTCGCCGAGTTGGTCAATCTGCTCTCGCATGCCGATATGCGCATCCGCCAGGAAGCGCAATTCGAACTGGCCGCTCGCGCGCTTGATGGCAAAGCCGGCGAGATTGTTCCGCGGCTTGTCGCGATCGCCGATGCTATCCAAGACAATCCGGCGCAGGGCGTGGGCACCAAGCAACATCTACTCGCCCGCATCCACGCGATTTGGGCCCTCGGCCAGATCGGGCGGCAACACGCGAAAGAATCGCTTGCCCCGATCGTCAGCCTCACAACCGATCGCGATCCCGAAATTCGCGCCCAGATTGCCAAGGTGCTCGGCGATGATCGCTATGCCGACGCGTTCGATCCTCTGTTGCCGCTGTTGAAAGACAGCAGCTTGCGCGTCCGCCATTTGGCCGCCATTGCGATCGGCAAGCTCGGGCGACCGCAAGCCATCGGCCCGGTCATCGAGTTGCTGCGAGACAACGACGACAAGGACCCGGTCGTGCGGCATTCGGCCGTCATGGCCCTGGTCGGCTCGAGCAATGGCAATATCAGCCCGCTGCTGACCGCGGCCGACGATAGCTCCGCGGCGGTGCGGATGGGCGTGCTGCTCGCGCTGCGGCGGATGGAAAACCCCGCGATCGCGCGATTCTTGCACGACGCCGACCCGCGGCTCGTGCTCGAAGCGGCCCGGGCAATCCACGATCTGCCGCTCGAGTCGGAACTGCCTGAGCTAGCAAAACTGATCGGCCAAGCGTCGCTCACCAGCGATGCAACACGCGACGCCATTTCCAAAGATTTCGACGGGCGCGATGCGCTATTGCGCCGCGTGCTGAATGCCAACTTCCGGCTCGGCACGGCCGAGAATGCGGCGGCCGTCGCCCGTTTTGCCGCTCGCTCCGACGCACCCGAGGCGATGCGGATCGAAGCGCTCGAGATGCTCGCCGATTGGGCCAAGCCATCGGGGCACGATCGCGTGCTGAACGGCTGGCGGCCGATCAAGCCGCGCGATCCTCAAATTGCCATCGCCGCGTTGCGCCCCGCGCTCGGCGGAATTTTCTCCGGCAGCAATCATCTGCGGCAAATCGCGGCAAAGGTGGCTGGGCGGTTGGGCATCAAAGAAGTCGTGCCCGTGCTGGTGGCGATGGCGACCGACACCAGCCGACCCGCCGCGGTCCGCGTTCAAGCCATGTCGGCCATCGAGCAATTGCGCGATGCGCGCGTGAATGCGGTCGTGGCTGCGGGGCTCAAGGATTCAGAGCCGGCCGTGCGCAACGAAGCTCGGCGGATTTTGGCGATATTGCATCCGGCCGAAGCGATCGGCCCGCTCGAAGCGGCATTGGCCGACGGCACCACCGCGGAGCAGCAGGCGGCTTTGGCGACGCTCGCCACGATCAAATCGCCGCAAGGCGACACGATTCTCGCGGCGTCGTTCGACAAGATGCTCGCCGGCCGGACGCCGCACGAATTGCAGCTTGATATTCTCGAAGCGGCCGCTCATCGCGATTCACCGGCCCTGCGCGAGAAATTGGCGCGCTTCGAAACGCTGCGGCCGAAGAAGGAATCGATCGATCCGTATCGCGAATCGCTCTATGGCGGCGATGCCGAGCGCGGCCGCACGATATTCTTCGACCGCACCGAAGTCGGCTGCGTCCGCTGCCACACGGTTGCCGGCACCGGCGGAAAGGTCGGCCCCGATCTGTCGAAGATCGGCGGTGAGAAACCGCGCGAATATCTGTTGGAATCGGTCGTCGATCCGAACAAGGTGATCGCCAAGGGTTTTGAAACCGTCGTGTTGGCTCTCGACGATGGCCGGCAAGTGGCGGGAATTCTGAAATCGGAAGATTCGAAACAACTCACGCTGATGACGCCCGACGGAAAGCTCGTCACAGTCGAGAAATCGAAAATCGATCAGCGCACCAGCGGCAAATCGGCCATGCCACAAGACATCGCCAAGCCACTTTCGAAATCCGACCTGCGCGACATTGTCGAATTTATGTCCTCGTTGAAAAAGTGA
- a CDS encoding thioredoxin family protein, producing MSTLALALALTLSALTTGEQTYEQAYNTAVNDSSRPLVVLVGADWCPACQAMKTSVLPQVKQLGGLNNVSFAMVNVDRDSTIAKSLMEGGSIPQLVMFVKTDKGWSRRQLTGNQSVSAVQGFVAQGVSSAHAAIATTVSDKH from the coding sequence ATGTCGACTCTTGCATTGGCCTTGGCGTTAACCCTTTCGGCACTAACCACGGGCGAGCAGACCTACGAACAGGCCTACAACACCGCGGTGAACGACAGCAGCCGGCCGCTGGTCGTGCTGGTGGGCGCGGATTGGTGCCCGGCTTGCCAAGCGATGAAGACGAGCGTATTGCCCCAAGTGAAACAACTGGGCGGCTTGAATAACGTTTCTTTTGCCATGGTCAACGTCGATCGCGACAGCACGATCGCCAAAAGCCTGATGGAAGGGGGCTCGATCCCGCAGTTGGTCATGTTCGTCAAGACCGACAAAGGTTGGTCGCGACGCCAACTGACCGGGAACCAGAGCGTGTCGGCGGTGCAAGGATTTGTAGCCCAAGGCGTTAGCAGCGCCCATGCGGCCATTGCCACCACCGTTTCCGACAAACACTAA